The Fodinicurvata sediminis DSM 21159 genome contains the following window.
GGCGCATCGAAGGCACGGATACCGGTTTCCAGGTGCCCGTGCGGGACAAGCGCAGCCGCAAGCTGCGCTATGAACAGCTGGATGCCGACCTGGAATACAGTGCCAGGGAGCTGGATCGCTCGGTGGTGAATCCCAACCAGATCCGTACGGTGCTGCAGACCTATCGCGAGCGGGTCTTCACCGAGCTGTTCCCAGACCGCAGCGGCCAGTGGCTGCCAAAGACCCTGATCTTCGCCAAGGACGACAACCACGCCGAGGAGATCGTGCATGCCGTGCGCGAGGTGTTCGGCGAGGGCAACGAGTTTGCCAAGAAGATCACCTATCGCAACAGCGGCGAGGACCCCAAGGCCCTGATCAAGGCCTTTCGCGTCGATCCCTTCCCCCGCATTGCGGTGACCGTGGACATGATCGCCACCGGCACGGACATCAAGCCGGTGGAGGTCCTGATCTTCATGCGCGACGTGAAGTCCGAGGGCTATTACGAGCAGATGAAGGGCCGTGGGGTGCGCTCCATTCCCGATGCCGACCTGAAGGCCGTGACACCCGATGCGAAGACCAAGACGCGCTTCATCCTGATCGATGCCGTGGGCGTCTCCGAGACCAAGAAGAACGCTTCGCAGCCATTGGAGCGCAAGAAGACCGTCAGTTTCGATGCCCTGCTGGACCAGGTGGCCATGGGGCGGCGGGACGAGGACGCCCTGTCCTCCCTGGCCGGCCGCCTGTCGGCCCTGGACCGCAAGCTGGGCGAGGAGGAGCGCCACCGCATTGCCGAGGCCAGTGGCGGCAAGCCGCCGCGCGAGCTGTCCAACGACCTGCTGGACGCCATTGACCCGGACCGGCAGGAAAGCGCCATCCAGCAGCAGCATGGCCCGCAGGCCACCCCGGACCAGGAAGCCGCCGTGGTGGAAAAGCTGATGGACACGGCCTGCCAGCCCTTTGATTCGCCGCAGCTGCGTGACCTGCTGAAGGACATCAAGCAGAAGGCGGACATCGTGATCGACGAGATGACGACCGACAGCCTGCTGGGAGCGACCTTCGACAGGAAAAAGGCCGAAGAGACGGTGACCAGTTTCCGCAAGTTCATGGAAGACAATCGCGACCAGCTGACCGCCCTGCAGATACTCTATAACCAGCCGCGCGGACAGCAGAAGCTGACCTATCAGGCCATCCGCGAGCTGGTCCAGCGCCTGGGCGATCCGCCGCATTACCTGACCACCGCCACTGTGTGGCAGGCCTATCGCCGGCTGGAGGCGGCCAAGGTGCGCGGCGCGCCGCTGGACGACCAGCTGACCGAGGTGGTCAGCCTGGTGCGCTTTGCCCTGGGCCAGGACGAGGTGCTGGAGCCCTTCGGAACCGTGGTGGAACAGCGCTTCAACCTGTGGCTGGGGCGCGAGAAACGCGCCGGCCGGGACTACACGGCCGAGCAGGAAGACTGGCTTCGCACTATCGCCTCCTATATAGCGGCGAACGCCGAGATTACGCCGCGCGATTTCCAGGAAGCCCCCAGCCTGGCCGACCGCGGCGGGATCATACAGGCGCGCAAGGTTCTGGGACCGGAGTTGAACGACATGCTGGATGATCTGCAGGGAGCCTTGGTGGCGTGATGACGGTTGGTGAGCAAAGCCTTCCAAGAGGATGGATAAAGGCGCGCTTAGGTGATCTCATACCCAAGCCTCGCCCGAAGATTCCTGCCAATCCCGATAGC
Protein-coding sequences here:
- a CDS encoding type I restriction endonuclease subunit R, translating into MQTPEDKARAEIDRLLSSAGWVLQDMGNFNRNAALGVAVREFQLPAGPCDYLLFVAGKAAGVIEAKRSGVTLSGVAEQSEKYMGALPPHLASWGDILLYDYESTGTETLFRDLRDPKPRSRRIFAFHRPETLQAWLQQPDTLRARLQKMPPLDSSGLRDCQVEAITNLERSLAEDRPRSLIQLATGAGKTFTACSFSYRLIRHAGARRILFLVDRNNLGDQTLREFQNFQPPGAANRFTDTYIVQHLHAHHIDRDAKVVITTIQRLYSLLRGEELEDEAEEHSAFEMDQAAGSEVAPLGYNPEIPVETFDFIITDECHRSIYGLWRQVLEYFDASIIGLTATPSKHTLGFFNQNLVAEYPYERSVADGVNVGYEIYRIRTQVSEEGGRIEGTDTGFQVPVRDKRSRKLRYEQLDADLEYSARELDRSVVNPNQIRTVLQTYRERVFTELFPDRSGQWLPKTLIFAKDDNHAEEIVHAVREVFGEGNEFAKKITYRNSGEDPKALIKAFRVDPFPRIAVTVDMIATGTDIKPVEVLIFMRDVKSEGYYEQMKGRGVRSIPDADLKAVTPDAKTKTRFILIDAVGVSETKKNASQPLERKKTVSFDALLDQVAMGRRDEDALSSLAGRLSALDRKLGEEERHRIAEASGGKPPRELSNDLLDAIDPDRQESAIQQQHGPQATPDQEAAVVEKLMDTACQPFDSPQLRDLLKDIKQKADIVIDEMTTDSLLGATFDRKKAEETVTSFRKFMEDNRDQLTALQILYNQPRGQQKLTYQAIRELVQRLGDPPHYLTTATVWQAYRRLEAAKVRGAPLDDQLTEVVSLVRFALGQDEVLEPFGTVVEQRFNLWLGREKRAGRDYTAEQEDWLRTIASYIAANAEITPRDFQEAPSLADRGGIIQARKVLGPELNDMLDDLQGALVA